The sequence GGTCCCTTGTTTTTTGATATAGGAACGAAAGCCCTTGAGCATATTGCTGCCTGCGTTTCACTGTGGCCGGCTCCAGTGCCAGGTAAGCAAATGGAGCTTCCTATAGGAAATGCTACACTTAAAGCTTACTTGCCACCTGCTCATAGCTTGCCAGTGGAAGATGGAATTTCCTTCGAAGAGTCTGCTTCCTCTGTGGCTCCTTTTCTTCCTAATAACCAGTCAGTTCCACAAGGTCTTTTTCATGATTCGGATCTTTTTGGTACATTCCGAGGCATTTTGTTGCAGCTTTGGGTTTTGTGGGAGCTCTTGCTTATTGGTGAACCCATTCTTGTCATAGCTCCAACACCTCCCCAATGCTGTGAGGCTGTTGCTGGTCTAGTTAGCTTGGTTGCACCACTTCTTTGTAGCATTGATTTTCGGCCATACTTCACCATCCATGATCCGGAGTTTGCACAGTTAAACTCACTTCAAGAAGGGGACATTTTCCCTCCGATGGTATTGGGTGTGACAAACCTCTTTTTCCTTAAAGCCCTTCGTAATATTCCCCACATTGTATCGGTGGGAACTGCTGCTCCTAATTCAAACCGTGCTGCCATTTCAAGTAGGTCTTCAACTGGAAGAATTACTGGCAGACCAGAGGCATTTGGTTTTCAACAGCTTTCCTTGAAAAAATTTTCTCCGTCAAGTTTGTTGAATGCTGTGAAGTTAAGAAGAGATGGACCTCTTTGTCTCATGACAGAACACAAGGAAGCAATTTGGAGCACTTACAATGCAACCACCAAACCAGATACTTCTATCCTTAATAGACTTATTGATGCTGGGATGTCCCCAAGGGTGGAGGAATCAATGTCAGTTGTTAACAATGAGATTTTGCGTCGGCACTTCTTGGAGCTCACGACCAACTTTTTGGCTCCTTTGGGCCCATATTTTAGGGTTACCACACCTTCTGAAAGATCTTCACCATTTGTtgatcctcctcctcttcctccattTAATGCTGATGAATTTCTTGCAAGCTTATCGTCAAGAGGTGTTGGGAAGTTCTTAGCAAAGCGGATGAGATCTAACTGGCTGGACTTGTACAGGTAATGAGTGTCCACTGTAATATGGACTGACCCAGATGTATCCCCATACATGCACCCACGCATGCACATTCCCATCCACAAACACATACAGTACACATGCTTCTGTTTGCTTATCTTGTGTGAGTTTGCCTGTGCTTGCTGATTCTCATCTTGTCTTGTGGTTGATTATATCTTGAACTgttgttaattttattttgtcatcTGTCACAATTCTGTTCAGGCGGTTTATAAAAGGACATAACTTCTTGCCATGGTTTAGAAGAAGGCGTGCTGTTGCTGAACTAGAACAATATCGACTATGGAAGCATGCAAGAATCAAGACTAATATACAACCATTTGTAGCTAAAATGTCTGAACTGGAAATAGTTGACTCCTTCaattgtattgagagacatCTGCTGGGAGAAATAGAGGTACGtactattttcttttaatttcctcAAAAGATGATGATATGCTACTTTCCATCTGTGTATCTCTTCCCTTACTGTATATCTGCAAAATCAAACTGAAGGTATTTTGACTCGCCaaataataatcataataataatatgatGCCTTACCGTATCCCATACTCACCAAATAGAGGTACTTCCCATGCCCTGCCACCACTAGAAGAGCTCTGGGTTCTCATCTCGAagagatggtgatgatgatgatgggaagGGCAAAATATATGCTGCCCTACCCCCATATTGGGAGAGGAGGAAGTactatttgttttgttattgtGCTGTAAGTACATGAGACTAAGTTGTTTTAGGGTCTGCCAGCCTTAAATTTTTGAACAATTTAGAGTTCTAGATGTCCAGCTTTTGTAGTAAACATTTTAGAAGCAATAAGCCTGGTAGCTACTTAGTATTTTGTTGTTTAAGCCTTTAAGGTTCTTTTTGTTGCTTTTATTGCTGTTTGTGTTACGTTTCAGCCTTGTACTGTCTTTCTTTTCCTAGGCTTGCTCCTTCTTGGGGCCCCTTTAATCcataaatttcttttgcattaGAAAAAAAGGCAAAATGTTTGGGACATAAGGCAGTGCATATAGAGACGTCAAAGTTGTTTATTTTTTCGTAGACATTGTTCCATGTGGGTGAAGACACTGGTGATAGCTTTACCGTTTATAAAGTTTTTACCTTGAATTTCATAGTTTATTCAGTTTATTCGTTTGCTTTGCCTAATCTATGGAGTTGACATGCTCAATATCATCTTCAGCTACAGCAATTGGGAAGGGCTAGTGAAGACAGTGTAATGGCTTGTGAGAAACTGAAGAGTGATTTGCAGGCAGTGTTCAATGTGCTTCCCATTGACATGCAGCAACTTTTGCTTCTCAGCCCAGAAAGGGCAGCTCTTTtgcaagaaatcaagaaatgacAGAACTTCCTGTGCTCTTTCTTTACAAAGTTGATTTGCATCTTTCAGGTGACTTTCGTTATATGGGTTTTTCTCATACTGCTGAAGGATGGCAATATCTGTTCCATAATTTTGTCACTGGATTAGGATAATTTCTCCCATTTTGTGCATGATTGTTCCTGTAGGCGAGATTGTTCTTTGTAGCTCTGTACGTTAACGTATATTACGAAAAACAGCTGAAATAATACTTATTTTTAAATCCGTTTCCAGATGTGTGAGAATACAAAGACCTTTCATTCCCGTGCCAAGAGCATTTGAGGTACCTTTTTCCTTTTGCAGCTGTCCAAACAAATTGCATCATTCACAATTCATGAATATTGGCTTCAACTAAAATATGAATGTTGCTATTGCGCTGACTCTGTAGCCAGTATGTAAACTGCTACTATGTAGAACGAGTCGTAAGAGAATTCTTTCATGTAGCTTCGAATATTTGCTTTTAAATTCTTGTAACAGATTTTTCAATTAACGGTCATTGAATTCTTTTTTATCGTGTTATAACATTGACAGTGTTTACTATGCCATGAACATGATGCAATGAACAAATTTTATTCCTCTTCAGTCAAATTAGACTATTAAGTAATGCCTGATGTTGTGCATTTACgacaaatttttttaaggatGATTTCTTATAGTAACTGTTGTAAAAACATGCAGTTTATTTTAGAAATATGATTTGGAAAGCCTCTCTTTTGTACGTTGTCTTTTTTTAAACAAGCTCAAGAGACGAGATGGTACCACCTCAACTGGGGCAGCACCCCCTGCGTATGGTATACATTAATTTTCTGTTTCTAATCTCTCTTTTGGAGTATTGCTTTATGTTATTTGCTTTTTAAACTTTGCTCCTAGTTGCTTCTTGCATTTCACCTGTAAGTCTGTAACTCATCACTGGAGGATGCCAATTTAGGTTTGTAATCTTGTGCCGTATCACAATCTTCTGGATCTTGCATTTCTGCAATCTTGATTTGTAGCCTTAATGAGAAAGTTCATGTTTAACAAATTGAAATAGAGAATTGCCTTCCATTCTGTTGATTTGAAAAGTTTCTATACCATGGTATTTATCGTACTTGGAGTCAATTCTGTACATTCAAGATTACATGAAATCGAATAGGCAAGTTTAATATTATCATTAACAGATGATAAGGATATTTTAGTGAAGATGCGAATTGCATAATATTCATAATCTGCTTACCTGTATAAGATCAAATGTGATGCTAATAACTACTTTTCCCAAGTATTGTTGTGGTGGTCAGTTATGTTTATGAGAATGTGATCCCATCTGATAAGTAGAGGAAAAATGTTCAAGGTGCAGATAGGACAACCATTTTTTATCTCCTGTCGACATAAACCGTAAGAAATTGCAGACTAAGAATTGATGGCCGAGGATGACAATATTTGGAATTTTCTGACGTCTGAGAATCTTTGGATATCTTCTTCAGTCTGTTTTCAATTCATTTCAACTTTCTCTACCTTCTGATGTTTGGTGGTAATAACTGTGAAGTGAACATTGCTTGCCTTTGTTGATGAATTGATGCCTTGGCTTGGAATTACTGAAAGCTGATCATCCATTCTGTGTGGTATATGTAAGCCTCATATTTTTGCGATTAGGATGATTCAACTGTCATCGTATTGCACCCCGCCCCACCTTTtgcttaataaaaaaaagatgatTCGACTGTCGATTTTGATGTGATTCATTTCTTGTCCAATGATCTAGTTTCAGGGCATCCAGTAAACCCTAACCCAGATGCACCCAGGAATCTTGAGGGCGCTGTAGATTATTTTGCAAAGAATCAAGTTGAATATGTGATGGAATTTACACtctttaccattttttttttgtccttaaatACTTGTGATGCATTCTGCTGCATAAAACAGCCACATCTGCCTTGCAATCCAAGCTAGCAAGTGCCTAGCATCTCTTATTTAAATGTGCCCAATTGCAGATTCTTCACAGAGATGGGAGCATTTGGAACAAAGCTAAGGAAACTTGAAATTATTTGGGTTTCTGTTTTTCTTATCTTTTCCTGGAAGAAGGAAATATGTGGTTCATTTTAGCAAGAACTAGCAATGCAAAATCAGCcacatctctcttttttttttttttttttatggaaagggaaggaagaaggGGTTTGCTCACCTTCTCATATAGAGCTTGATAAGCAAAGCAGTTCTTACACTCACAGAAAGTAAACATCAACagaataaattttcaaatacata is a genomic window of Tripterygium wilfordii isolate XIE 37 chromosome 16, ASM1340144v1, whole genome shotgun sequence containing:
- the LOC119981133 gene encoding protein DENND6A-like isoform X1; its protein translation is MSRSPSFSVKPEHILKPDPDSLQRWVVAFCVIRFDLEQGQLIEECYPPGCLTHDEELEVAFSSFPDSVSQHQNRSSIHDCIFFFRIQRQENVAQSEITENDDQEPSLKSTLNQVIKRTGYNDDGRGFKYLYGYVFNRQRHDERLKRGGEQKSVVILSHSPYSSVFRPLLQIMGPLFFDIGTKALEHIAACVSLWPAPVPGKQMELPIGNATLKAYLPPAHSLPVEDGISFEESASSVAPFLPNNQSVPQGLFHDSDLFGTFRGILLQLWVLWELLLIGEPILVIAPTPPQCCEAVAGLVSLVAPLLCSIDFRPYFTIHDPEFAQLNSLQEGDIFPPMVLGVTNLFFLKALRNIPHIVSVGTAAPNSNRAAISSRSSTGRITGRPEAFGFQQLSLKKFSPSSLLNAVKLRRDGPLCLMTEHKEAIWSTYNATTKPDTSILNRLIDAGMSPRVEESMSVVNNEILRRHFLELTTNFLAPLGPYFRVTTPSERSSPFVDPPPLPPFNADEFLASLSSRGVGKFLAKRMRSNWLDLYRRFIKGHNFLPWFRRRRAVAELEQYRLWKHARIKTNIQPFVAKMSELEIVDSFNCIERHLLGEIELQQLGRASEDSVMACEKLKSDLQAVFNVLPIDMQQLLLLSPERAALLQEIKK
- the LOC119981133 gene encoding protein DENND6A-like isoform X2 — translated: MSRSPSFSVKPEHILKPDPDSLQRWVVAFCVIRFDLEQGQLIEECYPPGCLTHDEELEVAFSSFPDSVSQHQNRSSIHDCIFFFRIQRQENVAQSEITENDDQEPSLKSTLNQVIKRTGYNDDGRGFKYLYGYVFNRQRHDERLKRGTKALEHIAACVSLWPAPVPGKQMELPIGNATLKAYLPPAHSLPVEDGISFEESASSVAPFLPNNQSVPQGLFHDSDLFGTFRGILLQLWVLWELLLIGEPILVIAPTPPQCCEAVAGLVSLVAPLLCSIDFRPYFTIHDPEFAQLNSLQEGDIFPPMVLGVTNLFFLKALRNIPHIVSVGTAAPNSNRAAISSRSSTGRITGRPEAFGFQQLSLKKFSPSSLLNAVKLRRDGPLCLMTEHKEAIWSTYNATTKPDTSILNRLIDAGMSPRVEESMSVVNNEILRRHFLELTTNFLAPLGPYFRVTTPSERSSPFVDPPPLPPFNADEFLASLSSRGVGKFLAKRMRSNWLDLYRRFIKGHNFLPWFRRRRAVAELEQYRLWKHARIKTNIQPFVAKMSELEIVDSFNCIERHLLGEIELQQLGRASEDSVMACEKLKSDLQAVFNVLPIDMQQLLLLSPERAALLQEIKK